One window from the genome of Rhodococcus sp. ABRD24 encodes:
- a CDS encoding ATP-binding protein: MATYSPPISSLSAADDQRDQTAGLRILRQMALFVAVGYLAYAVVTIPAITASLAVMDTWWTALALPLVFGTGIMLGPLAWRASARRVKTATTVATAGYLIAIGSWWFGWNGQLLDGTDIWFSMFCGVAAIAAAIALRPGYAFAVLCIVVAATVTINHTVRTPEFNGPLLPDMAWAFAFSLIYFAAAVMAMRTAAILDSTRAQAYTATSEAAAAQARTAERLRFAQLTHDEVMTTLLAAARQDASVELAQQAHRALTALDESATTEVGACVSAADAVAQIRAATSAADPAVRFQSTADTAASGGPQYLLEAVRTIAAAAAEAVRNSRRHAGPAAGTWVSVTANQGRLCVEIVDDGVGFDPRRVPAERLGIAVSIRGRMAHLAGGAATIASRRAEGTRVTLEWSAH, encoded by the coding sequence ATGGCTACCTATTCCCCGCCGATCTCTTCGCTGAGCGCCGCGGACGACCAGCGGGATCAGACTGCGGGCCTGCGGATTCTGCGGCAGATGGCCCTCTTCGTCGCCGTCGGCTACCTCGCCTATGCCGTCGTGACGATTCCCGCCATCACGGCATCACTGGCAGTGATGGACACCTGGTGGACTGCCCTTGCGCTGCCGCTGGTCTTCGGAACCGGGATCATGCTCGGGCCGCTGGCGTGGCGTGCCTCGGCCCGACGCGTGAAGACCGCGACCACGGTGGCCACCGCCGGTTATCTGATCGCGATCGGATCGTGGTGGTTCGGATGGAATGGTCAACTCCTCGACGGCACCGACATCTGGTTCTCGATGTTCTGTGGAGTCGCCGCGATCGCGGCCGCTATCGCGCTGCGACCGGGCTACGCCTTTGCCGTGTTGTGCATCGTGGTGGCCGCTACGGTCACGATCAATCACACGGTGCGTACTCCGGAGTTCAATGGCCCACTGCTGCCCGACATGGCCTGGGCATTTGCGTTCTCTCTCATCTACTTCGCCGCGGCAGTCATGGCCATGCGCACCGCCGCGATACTCGACTCCACCCGCGCCCAGGCCTATACGGCCACCTCCGAGGCCGCTGCTGCGCAAGCCCGTACCGCCGAGCGCCTGCGCTTCGCCCAGCTCACCCACGACGAGGTCATGACCACACTGCTCGCTGCCGCCCGTCAAGATGCCTCGGTCGAGCTGGCGCAGCAAGCCCACAGAGCACTGACCGCCCTTGACGAATCGGCCACCACCGAGGTGGGGGCATGTGTATCCGCTGCCGACGCGGTCGCGCAGATTCGTGCGGCCACCAGCGCGGCCGATCCAGCAGTGCGTTTTCAGTCCACGGCCGACACAGCCGCGTCGGGGGGCCCGCAGTATCTCCTCGAGGCGGTCCGCACCATCGCCGCTGCGGCCGCCGAAGCGGTGCGTAACAGCCGCCGCCACGCCGGTCCCGCGGCCGGTACTTGGGTGTCCGTCACCGCGAATCAGGGCCGGCTGTGTGTGGAGATCGTCGACGACGGTGTGGGTTTCGACCCGCGGAGGGTTCCCGCCGAACGGTTGGGGATCGCGGTGAGTATTCGTGGACGGATGGCCCACCTCGCCGGCGGCGCCGCCACCATCGCCTCCCGACGTGCCGAAGGCACCCGCGTCACTCTGGAATGGTCAGCTCACTGA
- a CDS encoding response regulator transcription factor encodes MDDHDAIVRGLCAIIGEQSDMELVAAASTVPELLTRAPQLDVVVLDLRLEDGSSPHTNVELLREAGMSALVYTSGDHPHLVQMAAKAGVLGVLRKNVREAVLVDALRDAASGTMVPTIDWAAAIDADAGFVDLSPQLRRVLELYAAGVSTAGVAKALDLSTDTVSDYLKRIRRKYSAAGRPSPTKTDLYKRAIEDGWLPIPRRSLR; translated from the coding sequence GTGGACGATCACGATGCCATCGTCAGAGGTCTGTGCGCCATCATCGGCGAGCAGTCGGATATGGAGTTGGTGGCGGCGGCGAGCACTGTTCCTGAACTGCTGACTCGAGCCCCCCAACTGGACGTGGTTGTGCTGGATCTGCGGCTCGAGGACGGCTCGTCACCGCATACCAACGTCGAGTTGTTGCGGGAGGCGGGCATGTCCGCGCTCGTGTACACCTCGGGCGACCACCCACATCTGGTGCAGATGGCTGCCAAGGCGGGTGTCCTGGGAGTGTTGCGCAAGAATGTGCGCGAGGCGGTACTCGTGGACGCGTTGCGTGACGCCGCTTCCGGGACGATGGTGCCGACGATTGATTGGGCGGCCGCCATTGACGCTGACGCAGGGTTCGTCGATCTCTCACCCCAGCTTCGGCGGGTCCTCGAGCTGTACGCCGCTGGAGTATCCACGGCGGGGGTCGCCAAGGCGTTGGACTTGTCGACCGATACCGTCTCCGACTACCTCAAACGTATTCGCCGCAAGTACAGCGCCGCGGGCCGACCTTCTCCGACCAAGACCGACCTGTACAAGCGTGCAATCGAGGATGGATGGCTACCTATTCCCCGCCGATCTCTTCGCTGA
- a CDS encoding LuxR C-terminal-related transcriptional regulator — protein MTAPEVLPARTMCSPVPTLTAREEQVLTTWLVCDSKQDVAQHLFITTATVHTHLTRIRDKYHQAQRPASSKVALLVRAIEDGYCTLHDIARAIGPLNSAHAG, from the coding sequence ATGACAGCGCCCGAGGTACTCCCCGCCCGGACAATGTGCTCGCCGGTGCCGACGTTGACGGCACGTGAGGAACAAGTGCTCACGACCTGGCTTGTCTGCGACTCGAAACAGGATGTCGCTCAGCACTTGTTTATCACCACAGCCACGGTGCACACGCACCTGACACGCATCCGCGACAAGTACCACCAGGCACAGCGCCCGGCGAGTAGCAAGGTCGCACTTCTCGTCCGCGCGATCGAGGACGGCTACTGCACCCTCCACGACATCGCTCGAGCTATCGGGCCCTTGAACTCGGCCCACGCGGGCTGA